In Allocoprobacillus halotolerans, a genomic segment contains:
- a CDS encoding Stp1/IreP family PP2C-type Ser/Thr phosphatase — MQIIVKSDIGRVRKVNQDDVRFYQKNDHECLIVLCDGMGGHNAGEIASQMVCDDIIDNYRNHELLTDEQHIHDWMLSAIYHAHHMVATKSHESPAYEGMGTTIALVLCVDDQVYISHVGDSRVYQVSDELIQLTKDDTLVNVLVDSGTISQAEAKVHPQKNILLQAVGVSDALNPSFITKQMNQGMLLICSDGLYNSLSDIQILDILHLPDDLETKACQLIDTANTYGGQDNISFALIITKGVVDL, encoded by the coding sequence ATGCAAATCATCGTTAAAAGTGATATTGGACGTGTCAGAAAAGTCAATCAGGATGATGTCCGTTTTTATCAAAAAAATGATCATGAATGCTTGATTGTTTTATGTGATGGTATGGGTGGGCATAATGCTGGTGAGATTGCATCGCAAATGGTATGTGATGATATTATTGACAATTATCGTAATCATGAGCTGCTTACAGATGAACAGCATATTCATGACTGGATGTTATCAGCTATTTATCATGCTCATCATATGGTAGCAACCAAAAGTCATGAATCACCTGCCTATGAAGGTATGGGAACAACGATTGCTTTGGTTTTATGCGTTGATGATCAGGTTTATATTTCTCATGTTGGAGATTCACGTGTCTATCAGGTTAGTGATGAATTAATCCAGTTAACGAAAGATGATACGCTTGTCAATGTACTTGTTGATTCAGGAACTATTTCGCAAGCTGAAGCAAAAGTTCATCCACAAAAGAATATATTATTACAAGCAGTAGGTGTCAGTGATGCTTTAAATCCTTCATTCATAACAAAACAAATGAATCAGGGTATGTTATTGATTTGTTCTGATGGTTTGTATAATTCATTAAGTGATATACAAATTTTAGATATTTTACATTTGCCTGACGATCTTGAAACAAAAGCTTGTCAATTAATTGATACAGCTAATACATATGGAGGTCAGGACAATATCAGTTTTGCACTTATTATCACAAAAGGAGTTGTTGATTTATGA
- the pknB gene encoding Stk1 family PASTA domain-containing Ser/Thr kinase has translation MSLVNKKIAGRYQLKRLIGQGGMADVYEAEDMILQRTVAVKIMRSSLTGDPVYVTRFHREASAAAALSHKNIVEIYDVGDEKDDYYIVMEYVPGQTLKELIHKRGALHYVEAVDIMKQVVSATAKAHSTGIIHRDLKPQNIMVTDSGVVKIGDFGIASIQSLSQVTQTDTIMGSLHYLAPEIARGEKATAQSDIYALGIVFYELLRGEVPFNGESPVNIALKHMRDDMPSVRAFNPSIPQSVENIIIKATAKNIKDRYYSASQMLEDLVHCLEAEHINDEKISFDYEEDQELATIVAEDKDFFTQTQSHTHLPIEEDEEKAPKRSHKKMIMIIGASVIGVLAILLAVYFLFMQPSQSFEMPDVLNLTEQEAITLLEQKELQVDKNITYELSDDVEEGKVISSDPIAKTQVKKGDEISLVVSSGQYVVIGNYVGKNYDTVAEELKELGFDVKKEERIDEQTKGTILEQSLEVGEKIDPNSQNKTISFVVSKGYSAVVPNVYGQDIQKAKSILEDAGFVVNLSVLDPPTSVEVIKTMKLNVVERQSLDAFTTVYKKGEKITLYYYNTKPEIPETPTDNNNNNNTTTPSTDTPANTQPAGEQTTTGQ, from the coding sequence ATGAGTTTAGTCAATAAAAAAATAGCTGGACGTTATCAATTAAAAAGACTCATTGGACAAGGTGGAATGGCAGATGTCTACGAGGCTGAGGATATGATTCTACAAAGAACAGTAGCTGTTAAAATTATGCGTTCTTCTCTAACTGGAGATCCTGTTTATGTGACACGTTTCCATCGTGAAGCGAGTGCAGCTGCCGCTTTATCACATAAAAATATTGTTGAAATTTATGATGTCGGTGATGAAAAAGACGATTATTATATTGTTATGGAATATGTACCTGGGCAAACGTTAAAAGAATTGATTCATAAGCGTGGGGCTTTGCATTATGTTGAGGCTGTTGATATTATGAAACAGGTTGTCAGTGCGACAGCAAAAGCTCATTCTACAGGAATTATTCATCGTGATTTAAAACCTCAAAATATCATGGTAACAGATAGTGGGGTTGTAAAAATTGGTGATTTTGGAATTGCTTCTATTCAATCATTATCTCAAGTAACACAAACTGATACGATTATGGGTTCGCTTCATTACTTGGCTCCAGAAATTGCACGTGGGGAAAAAGCAACAGCACAAAGCGATATCTATGCTTTAGGAATTGTATTTTATGAGTTATTAAGAGGTGAAGTTCCTTTTAATGGTGAATCACCCGTCAATATTGCCTTAAAACATATGCGCGATGATATGCCGTCTGTACGTGCTTTTAATCCATCAATTCCTCAATCAGTAGAAAATATTATTATTAAGGCAACAGCCAAAAATATAAAAGATCGTTATTATAGTGCTTCACAGATGTTAGAAGACTTAGTTCATTGTTTAGAGGCTGAACATATTAATGACGAAAAAATATCGTTTGATTATGAAGAAGATCAGGAATTAGCAACAATTGTGGCTGAAGATAAAGATTTTTTCACTCAAACACAGTCACATACACATCTTCCTATTGAAGAAGATGAAGAAAAGGCACCAAAACGTTCTCATAAGAAAATGATAATGATTATTGGAGCGAGTGTTATTGGGGTTTTGGCTATTTTATTAGCTGTATATTTCTTATTTATGCAGCCATCTCAATCTTTTGAAATGCCTGATGTTTTGAATTTAACTGAACAGGAAGCTATCACTTTATTAGAACAAAAAGAACTCCAAGTGGATAAAAATATTACTTATGAATTAAGCGATGATGTAGAAGAAGGAAAAGTTATTTCCAGTGATCCTATCGCTAAAACACAAGTGAAAAAAGGTGACGAAATCAGTTTGGTTGTATCATCAGGACAATATGTTGTTATTGGTAATTATGTTGGGAAAAATTATGATACAGTAGCTGAGGAATTAAAAGAGCTTGGTTTTGATGTTAAGAAAGAAGAAAGAATAGACGAACAAACTAAGGGAACAATCCTAGAGCAATCGCTTGAAGTAGGCGAAAAAATAGATCCAAATAGTCAAAATAAAACCATATCTTTTGTTGTGTCAAAAGGATATAGTGCAGTCGTTCCTAATGTTTATGGGCAAGATATTCAAAAAGCTAAAAGCATTTTAGAAGATGCTGGTTTTGTGGTGAACTTAAGTGTATTAGATCCTCCAACTTCAGTGGAAGTTATCAAAACCATGAAATTAAATGTTGTTGAAAGACAATCTTTAGATGCTTTTACAACGGTATATAAAAAAGGTGAAAAGATTACACTGTATTATTATAATACGAAACCTGAAATACCTGAAACACCAACAGATAATAACAACAATAACAATACAACGACACCAAGTACAGATACACCTGCTAATACGCAGCCAGCAGGTGAACAAACAACAACAGGACAATGA
- the rsgA gene encoding ribosome small subunit-dependent GTPase A, with amino-acid sequence MQKGQIIKALAGFYYVESNGQVYQCKARGKFRKDALKPLVGDYCEFSIENETEGYILRLLPRQNSLIRPPICNVDQALLVFSAKEPDMNLLLLDRFLILIEHLQIQPVICISKMDLVDESHIHSLMKPYEEAGYHVIYVSSKEKQGIEEVKKIFKDRITVITGQSGVGKSSLLNALDIHLQIDTNEISKALGRGKHTTRHVELIAMYDGYVADTPGFSSLELKIEPTELAQSYHDFAKLSKQCKFRGCLHESEPHCAVKEAVENGEIAASRYEHYLTFLKESKLLKEKKYG; translated from the coding sequence ATGCAAAAAGGACAAATTATTAAAGCACTTGCAGGATTTTATTATGTAGAATCTAATGGACAGGTCTATCAATGTAAAGCACGTGGGAAATTTAGAAAAGATGCATTAAAACCGTTAGTTGGAGATTATTGTGAATTCTCAATTGAAAATGAAACTGAGGGCTATATTTTACGTCTGTTGCCACGTCAAAATAGTTTGATTCGTCCACCTATCTGTAATGTTGATCAAGCTTTACTTGTTTTTTCAGCAAAAGAGCCAGATATGAATCTTTTGTTGTTGGATCGTTTCTTGATTTTAATTGAGCATCTTCAAATTCAACCAGTGATTTGTATATCCAAAATGGATTTGGTTGATGAAAGTCATATTCATAGTTTAATGAAGCCTTATGAAGAGGCTGGATATCATGTTATTTATGTGAGTTCTAAGGAAAAACAAGGAATAGAAGAAGTGAAAAAGATTTTTAAAGATCGAATAACAGTGATTACGGGGCAAAGTGGAGTTGGAAAATCAAGTTTACTGAATGCTTTAGATATTCATTTACAGATTGATACCAATGAGATTTCTAAAGCTTTAGGTCGAGGGAAACATACGACTAGACATGTGGAATTAATTGCGATGTATGATGGTTATGTGGCTGATACACCTGGTTTTTCATCATTGGAATTAAAGATTGAACCAACTGAATTAGCCCAAAGTTATCATGATTTTGCTAAACTTTCAAAACAGTGTAAGTTTCGAGGATGTTTACATGAAAGCGAACCTCATTGTGCTGTTAAAGAAGCAGTTGAAAATGGTGAGATTGCTGCTTCAAGATATGAACACTATTTAACATTCTTAAAAGAAAGTAAGTTATTAAAGGAGAAAAAATATGGTTAA
- the rlmN gene encoding 23S rRNA (adenine(2503)-C(2))-methyltransferase RlmN, whose amino-acid sequence MKLIYDYTQEQMIDAFQELGEKKFRATQVFEWLYRQNVQSFEQMNNLSLSLRDKLSQTYCIGPFKIVEKQVSKDGTIKYLLELSDGGLIETVLMIHDYGRSLCVTSQLGCNMGCRFCASGLLKKQRNLTAGEMVNQVLTVMLDTNERVSHVVVMGTGEPFDNYDAVMDFVRIINHPKGLAIGARHITISTCGLCEAIERYSHEGIQTNLAISLHAPNDEIRDQLMPINKRYPMDVLRKAIDDYIKKTNRRVTFEYILLRGVNDELKHARQLAHYIRGLNAYVNLIPYNAVDEHGYQQSRPQDVEAFKSELLRLKINVTLRKEHGSDIDGACGQLRAMKVGEQNANHR is encoded by the coding sequence ATGAAATTGATTTATGATTATACCCAAGAACAAATGATTGATGCTTTTCAAGAATTAGGTGAAAAGAAATTTAGAGCGACTCAAGTCTTTGAATGGCTATATCGTCAAAATGTACAATCTTTTGAACAAATGAATAATTTGTCTTTAAGTTTAAGAGATAAATTATCTCAAACTTATTGTATTGGACCTTTTAAGATTGTTGAAAAACAGGTTTCAAAAGATGGGACAATCAAATATCTTCTGGAATTAAGTGATGGAGGATTGATTGAAACAGTTTTGATGATTCATGATTATGGTAGAAGTCTTTGTGTTACTAGTCAATTAGGCTGTAATATGGGATGTCGTTTTTGTGCCAGTGGTTTGTTGAAGAAACAAAGAAATTTAACTGCAGGTGAAATGGTTAATCAGGTTTTAACTGTGATGCTAGATACGAATGAAAGAGTCAGTCATGTGGTTGTTATGGGAACGGGGGAACCTTTTGATAACTATGATGCTGTGATGGATTTTGTACGTATTATCAATCATCCCAAAGGATTAGCGATTGGGGCTAGACATATTACGATTTCAACTTGTGGTTTATGTGAAGCTATTGAACGTTATAGTCATGAAGGCATTCAAACCAATTTAGCGATTTCTTTACATGCCCCTAATGATGAAATTAGGGATCAGTTAATGCCAATCAATAAACGCTATCCAATGGATGTTTTAAGAAAAGCAATCGATGATTATATTAAAAAAACGAATCGACGTGTGACTTTTGAATATATTCTTTTAAGAGGGGTTAATGATGAATTGAAACATGCCAGACAATTGGCACACTATATCAGAGGACTCAATGCCTATGTCAATTTGATTCCTTATAATGCAGTGGATGAGCATGGTTATCAACAATCTCGACCTCAGGATGTAGAAGCGTTTAAAAGTGAATTGTTACGTTTAAAAATCAATGTGACATTACGCAAAGAACATGGTAGTGATATAGATGGAGCATGTGGACAGTTACGTGCCATGAAAGTAGGTGAACAAAATGCAAATCATCGTTAA
- a CDS encoding ribulose-phosphate 3-epimerase, protein MDGHFVPNISFGYSILNDISKVTDLYLDVHLMIEKPMKYVDEFIQAHASLITAHIEAFDSEEEVKAFIQHVHLQGIDVGLSIKPATPVESLLPYLDMLDLILVMSVEPGFGGQKFQEQALAKIQQLCKLRQNHSFLIEVDGGINDSTGLLCKQAGADVLVAGSYVFHAENRKAAIDSLK, encoded by the coding sequence ATGGATGGACATTTTGTTCCTAATATTTCTTTTGGATATAGTATTTTAAATGATATTTCAAAAGTGACAGATTTATATCTTGATGTTCATTTAATGATTGAAAAGCCAATGAAATATGTTGATGAATTTATTCAAGCTCATGCATCATTAATAACAGCCCACATAGAAGCATTTGATAGTGAAGAAGAAGTCAAAGCGTTTATTCAACATGTACATTTGCAAGGTATTGATGTTGGTTTAAGTATCAAACCGGCTACACCAGTTGAATCACTGCTTCCGTATTTAGATATGTTGGATTTGATTTTGGTTATGAGTGTAGAACCAGGTTTTGGTGGACAGAAATTTCAAGAACAGGCATTAGCCAAGATTCAACAACTTTGCAAGTTGCGTCAAAATCATTCCTTTTTGATTGAAGTGGATGGTGGTATCAATGATTCTACAGGGTTATTATGTAAACAAGCTGGAGCAGATGTTTTAGTAGCTGGAAGTTATGTTTTTCATGCTGAAAATCGAAAGGCTGCAATTGATTCATTAAAATGA